Proteins encoded within one genomic window of Brachybacterium muris:
- a CDS encoding amidohydrolase: protein MTADDAAPAPAPVAPDSTSPVHPDPAKARIADAYRARRAEVLDVARAIHADPEISFEEHRARDRVTDLLEKAGFTVERGIADLPTAFRATLGGGSLVASLCVEYDALPGIGHGCGHNLIAGASLGAALALVEAAPELDVTVQVIGTPAEEHGGGKQLLIERGVFEGVHLSLMTHAMSHTDTYDPIGSTSQAVGRWRATYTGRGAHAAANPADGLNANDAAVIAQVAAGLLRQQVADGQRLALVPQQSGVTNIIPEKAEIDLECRALTMDQFTSLRDRLFDCLRAGAVATGCELDITATEPVYEPLLQDEVLGQAWNEGMEVLGRPLAGSLGVMAGSTDMGNVSQRVPSLHPFVGITGVDVPLHTREFAAAAATDEAYHLMDDAALAMAWAIQSVAADPERRERVLATARELAARESAGRDADGPGNGVA from the coding sequence GTGACCGCCGACGACGCCGCCCCCGCCCCCGCCCCTGTTGCCCCCGACTCCACCTCTCCGGTCCACCCCGACCCCGCGAAGGCACGGATCGCCGATGCCTACCGTGCCCGCCGGGCCGAGGTGCTCGACGTCGCCCGCGCCATCCACGCGGACCCCGAGATCTCCTTCGAGGAGCACCGCGCCCGCGACCGCGTCACCGACCTGCTGGAGAAGGCCGGCTTCACCGTGGAGCGCGGCATCGCCGATCTCCCCACCGCCTTCCGCGCCACCCTGGGCGGCGGATCCCTGGTGGCCTCGCTGTGCGTGGAGTACGACGCCCTGCCCGGCATCGGCCACGGCTGCGGCCACAACCTCATCGCCGGCGCCTCGCTCGGGGCAGCCCTCGCACTCGTCGAGGCGGCCCCCGAGCTGGACGTGACAGTGCAGGTCATCGGCACCCCTGCCGAGGAGCACGGCGGCGGCAAGCAGCTGCTGATCGAACGCGGAGTGTTCGAGGGCGTGCACCTGTCGCTGATGACCCACGCCATGAGCCACACCGACACCTACGACCCCATCGGCTCCACCAGCCAGGCCGTCGGCCGCTGGCGCGCCACCTACACGGGCCGCGGCGCCCACGCCGCCGCCAACCCTGCCGACGGCCTGAACGCCAACGACGCCGCCGTGATCGCCCAGGTCGCGGCCGGTCTGCTGCGCCAGCAGGTGGCCGATGGGCAGCGACTGGCCCTGGTGCCGCAGCAGTCCGGCGTCACCAACATCATCCCGGAGAAGGCCGAGATCGACCTCGAGTGCCGGGCGCTGACCATGGACCAGTTCACCTCCCTGCGCGACCGGCTCTTCGACTGCCTGCGAGCCGGCGCGGTCGCCACCGGCTGCGAACTGGACATCACCGCCACCGAGCCCGTCTACGAGCCTCTGCTGCAGGACGAGGTGCTGGGGCAGGCCTGGAACGAGGGCATGGAGGTGCTGGGCAGGCCGCTGGCCGGGAGCCTCGGTGTGATGGCCGGCTCGACCGACATGGGCAACGTGTCCCAGCGGGTGCCCTCCCTGCATCCCTTCGTGGGCATCACCGGGGTGGACGTGCCCCTGCACACCCGCGAGTTCGCGGCCGCCGCCGCCACCGACGAGGCCTACCACCTGATGGACGACGCGGCACTGGCCATGGCCTGGGCGATCCAGTCCGTCGCCGCCGATCCGGAGCGTCGGGAGCGGGTGCTCGCCACGGCCCGGGAGCTGGCCGCCCGTGAGTCGGCCGGACGCGACGCCGACGGTCCGGGCAACGGCGTCGCGTGA
- a CDS encoding VOC family protein, with product MNLDAAAVDDRHLSADLAMDAVTLRVGDLEMMSSYYENALALTPLEETSRRAGEVHRVLGRGQVPFVRLISTPGLPAVDPREAGLFHTAFLFADQASLAGTVLRAAQDPRSRFAGTGDHLVSEAFYFTDPEGNGIELYVDRPRDSWQWKDGQVVMDTLYIDPQAYLDQHLTEQAATGTGALPGVVGHVHLQVGDVETARRFYIDTLGFETTVGTHPGALFAAAGGYHHHVAMNTWNSRGAGPRAASLGLADVALTLPAREDLDALAARLRTAGLEFADDGRSISVTDPWGTPVTASLPGTEVEQLLAR from the coding sequence ATGAACCTCGATGCTGCCGCGGTCGATGATCGGCACCTCTCCGCCGACCTCGCGATGGACGCCGTCACCCTGCGCGTGGGCGACCTGGAGATGATGAGCTCGTACTACGAGAACGCCCTGGCGCTGACACCGCTGGAGGAGACCTCGCGCCGCGCGGGGGAGGTGCACCGGGTGCTGGGCCGCGGCCAGGTGCCGTTCGTGCGGCTGATCTCCACCCCGGGCCTGCCGGCCGTGGACCCCCGCGAGGCAGGGCTGTTCCACACGGCGTTCCTGTTCGCGGACCAGGCCTCCCTGGCCGGCACCGTGCTGCGCGCCGCCCAGGACCCCCGCTCCCGCTTCGCCGGCACCGGCGACCACCTGGTCTCCGAGGCGTTCTACTTCACCGACCCCGAGGGCAACGGCATCGAGCTGTACGTGGACCGACCCCGGGACAGCTGGCAGTGGAAGGATGGCCAGGTCGTCATGGACACCCTGTACATCGACCCCCAGGCCTACCTCGACCAGCACCTCACCGAGCAGGCCGCCACCGGCACCGGGGCGCTGCCGGGCGTGGTGGGCCACGTGCACCTGCAGGTGGGCGACGTGGAGACCGCCCGCCGCTTCTACATCGACACCCTGGGCTTCGAGACCACCGTGGGCACCCACCCCGGAGCGCTGTTCGCCGCCGCCGGCGGCTACCACCACCACGTCGCCATGAACACCTGGAACAGCCGCGGGGCCGGCCCCCGTGCCGCCTCCCTGGGCCTGGCCGACGTGGCCCTCACCCTCCCGGCCCGCGAGGACCTCGACGCCCTCGCGGCACGGCTCCGCACCGCCGGCCTCGAGTTCGCCGACGACGGCCGCTCGATCTCTGTCACCGATCCCTGGGGCACCCCCGTGACCGCGAGCCTCCCGGGCACCGAGGTGGAGCAGCTGCTGGCCCGCTGA
- a CDS encoding NUDIX hydrolase: protein MPYDEPLRVAVDLVILTLRERELSVLLVQRDEEPHRGRWALPGGFVTAQEDLEDAAQRVLSDEASLGSETVYLEQVRTFGRPGRDPRGRVISVAFMALGANLPEPQRGEAVADARWWAVKDLAEIDLAFDHATVLEVAIDRARSKLEYTTLAVTFLEPEFTISQLRGVYEDVWGVSLDAGNFHRKATRTPGFVEELGTRALLTGGRPARLYRAGEGTSLNPPLMRQG from the coding sequence ATGCCCTACGACGAGCCCCTCCGGGTCGCGGTTGACCTGGTGATCCTCACCCTTCGCGAGCGCGAGCTGAGCGTGCTGCTGGTGCAGCGCGACGAGGAACCGCACCGCGGTCGCTGGGCGTTGCCCGGCGGATTCGTGACAGCCCAGGAGGACCTCGAGGACGCCGCCCAGCGGGTGCTGTCCGACGAGGCGTCCCTGGGCAGCGAGACCGTCTACCTCGAGCAGGTGCGCACCTTCGGCCGGCCCGGCCGCGACCCCCGTGGCCGCGTGATCTCCGTGGCGTTCATGGCGCTCGGCGCGAACCTGCCCGAGCCGCAGCGAGGCGAGGCCGTGGCCGACGCCCGCTGGTGGGCCGTCAAGGACCTCGCCGAGATCGACCTGGCCTTCGATCACGCCACCGTGCTGGAGGTGGCGATCGACCGCGCCCGCTCCAAGCTCGAGTACACCACCCTAGCCGTCACCTTCCTGGAGCCGGAGTTCACCATCTCCCAGCTGCGCGGGGTCTACGAGGACGTGTGGGGCGTGAGCCTGGACGCCGGGAACTTCCACCGCAAGGCCACCCGCACCCCCGGCTTCGTGGAGGAGCTGGGCACCCGGGCCCTGCTCACCGGTGGCCGGCCCGCCCGTCTGTACCGCGCGGGGGAGGGCACCTCCCTGAACCCGCCGCTGATGCGGCAGGGCTGA
- a CDS encoding alpha/beta hydrolase translates to MPIDPAFPAPAAPAPAFPSPAPAFPSPAPAVPSPTPAVPSPTPAFRPEIAERLPLVQHLDSFADAPAGTFEQWTADYGPAESWDLMIEDRDLPGPHGRVPVRIYTPEGLVPDGGRPVLVWIHGGSFMHGDLDMPEAHDVARGVAGRADAVVVSVFYRLVDEPATWADAKPAANPEGETGVHAPVPLDDVMAALRWTVEHARELGGDPERICVGGASAGGNLAAAATLRATHDGIAIAQSLPIYPALHGELPEPTEDEAAALAHVPLPLRFSPEVYREMSENYLGRPLAEATAHDFPALATREQLAGLPPTYLEISEFDDLRISGARYVEQLQAAGADVELVLRRGVPHGHLNRRGLAAAGETMDAIAQRLRRS, encoded by the coding sequence ATGCCCATCGACCCCGCCTTTCCTGCTCCCGCCGCGCCCGCCCCCGCGTTCCCGTCGCCCGCCCCCGCGTTCCCGTCGCCCGCCCCCGCCGTCCCGTCGCCCACCCCCGCCGTCCCGTCGCCCACCCCTGCGTTCCGCCCCGAGATCGCCGAACGGCTGCCGCTGGTGCAGCACCTCGACTCCTTCGCCGACGCCCCCGCCGGCACCTTCGAGCAGTGGACCGCCGACTACGGCCCCGCCGAGAGCTGGGACCTGATGATCGAGGACCGCGACCTGCCCGGCCCCCACGGCCGTGTGCCGGTGCGGATCTACACCCCCGAGGGCCTGGTGCCGGACGGTGGGAGACCCGTGCTGGTGTGGATCCACGGCGGCTCGTTCATGCACGGCGACCTGGACATGCCCGAGGCCCACGACGTGGCCCGCGGCGTCGCCGGCAGGGCCGACGCCGTCGTCGTCTCCGTCTTCTACCGTCTCGTCGACGAGCCCGCCACCTGGGCCGATGCGAAGCCCGCCGCGAACCCCGAGGGGGAGACCGGCGTGCACGCCCCCGTGCCGCTGGACGACGTGATGGCGGCACTGCGGTGGACCGTCGAGCACGCCCGTGAGCTGGGCGGCGACCCGGAACGCATCTGCGTCGGCGGTGCCAGTGCGGGTGGCAACCTCGCCGCGGCCGCCACCCTGCGCGCCACCCACGACGGCATCGCGATCGCCCAGTCGCTGCCGATCTACCCGGCGCTGCACGGGGAGCTGCCAGAACCCACCGAGGACGAAGCCGCGGCGCTCGCCCACGTCCCGCTGCCCCTGCGGTTCAGCCCCGAGGTGTACCGGGAGATGAGCGAGAACTACCTGGGACGGCCGCTGGCCGAGGCCACCGCGCACGACTTCCCGGCACTGGCCACCCGCGAGCAGCTCGCCGGGCTGCCGCCCACCTACCTGGAGATCAGCGAGTTCGACGACCTGCGCATCTCCGGGGCCCGCTACGTCGAGCAGCTGCAGGCGGCCGGGGCGGACGTGGAGCTGGTGCTGCGCCGCGGCGTGCCCCACGGCCACCTGAACCGTCGGGGCCTCGCCGCTGCCGGCGAGACCATGGATGCGATCGCGCAGCGGCTTCGGAGGTCATGA
- a CDS encoding putative transporter small subunit, producing MTALLTAYVLMWPVIVLGILVTIARGFIRDMREAKKEGRPII from the coding sequence ATGACTGCTCTGCTGACCGCCTACGTGCTGATGTGGCCCGTGATCGTGCTGGGCATCCTGGTGACCATCGCCCGCGGCTTCATTCGCGACATGCGCGAGGCCAAGAAGGAGGGTCGCCCGATCATCTGA
- a CDS encoding NAD-dependent epimerase/dehydratase family protein, with protein sequence MSQRVLVLGGTGLLGHSTIRELVARGYTVTSVALPPMPTEDLFEEFGDAVDSRLADVTEMSDEEVLELLKGCYAVMYAIGADERVTPPAPASRFFYEANVLPTQRLAALARKAGVKKFVVYGSYFAEFAETMPELGLKKYGYPLTRLLQEQVAFAEGDGAMDVTSLRLPYIFGTMPGRMPLWKMFVDMIRGVEVFPAHPGGRTAAVTTRQVGQAAVGAMENGEHRGTYPISGYSLSHEAFYRTIITALGQDTQVPLIPFEAIEEQVAQADAHAASQGLEHGIPMVEASRLRAVDLSIDPALTQGVLGYEDDDVPAAIDETIQVVLRDEGK encoded by the coding sequence GTGTCCCAGCGCGTCCTCGTCCTTGGTGGTACCGGCCTGCTGGGCCACTCCACCATTCGCGAGCTGGTTGCCCGCGGGTACACCGTGACCTCCGTGGCGCTGCCGCCGATGCCCACCGAGGACCTCTTCGAGGAGTTCGGTGACGCGGTCGACTCCCGCCTCGCCGATGTCACTGAGATGAGCGACGAGGAGGTGCTGGAGCTGCTCAAGGGCTGCTACGCGGTGATGTACGCGATCGGCGCCGACGAGCGCGTGACCCCGCCCGCCCCCGCCTCCCGCTTCTTCTACGAGGCCAACGTGCTGCCCACGCAGCGCCTGGCGGCTCTGGCCCGCAAGGCCGGGGTGAAGAAGTTCGTGGTGTACGGCTCCTACTTCGCCGAGTTCGCCGAGACCATGCCCGAGCTGGGCCTGAAGAAGTACGGCTACCCGCTCACCCGCCTGCTCCAGGAGCAGGTGGCCTTCGCCGAGGGCGACGGCGCGATGGACGTGACCAGCCTGCGCCTGCCCTACATCTTCGGCACCATGCCCGGCCGCATGCCGCTGTGGAAGATGTTCGTGGACATGATCCGCGGCGTCGAGGTGTTCCCCGCCCACCCGGGTGGTCGCACCGCCGCCGTCACCACCCGCCAGGTGGGCCAGGCCGCCGTGGGCGCCATGGAGAACGGCGAGCACCGCGGCACCTACCCCATCAGCGGCTACTCCCTCTCGCACGAGGCCTTCTACCGCACCATCATCACCGCCCTCGGCCAGGACACCCAGGTGCCGCTGATCCCCTTCGAGGCCATCGAGGAGCAGGTCGCCCAGGCCGATGCCCACGCCGCCTCCCAGGGCCTGGAGCACGGCATCCCGATGGTGGAGGCCTCGCGCCTGCGCGCCGTGGACCTCTCCATCGACCCGGCCCTCACCCAGGGCGTGCTCGGCTACGAGGACGACGACGTACCCGCGGCGATCGACGAGACCATCCAGGTGGTGCTGCGCGACGAGGGGAAGTGA
- a CDS encoding glycosyltransferase family protein: MDISIVLYSHDSVGLGHARRNRALAYALAAHLPALVGGTVRGLLIAGHPDAGRDPLPEGWDWLVLPGMTRSSDGKGFRPRRLDMDGERLRDLRSATIDAALAAFDPDLLIADRHPFGIDGELRPVLANVRARGTRTVLGLREVLDTPRVAAAEWDALGGAEQVAELLDAVWVYGDHHVYDPRLTGELPGPLARLAVTTGYLGHGRPAGRPSRGRTSPKPPPPYVLTVLGGGSDGGDLARIAARATLPEGHRHLLITGPQMSDADLQEVREIAAHSGDATTVVHSAPDVPELIAEAVSVVCMGGYNTLAEVMATSTPALVVPRARRRQEQPRRAAALAALGAVETLDAAGLTPQDITAWWERSVTTRTDRTGIDFDGLSVVPHLAARLLTSSVRTAPEVTSHAV; this comes from the coding sequence ATGGACATCTCGATCGTCCTGTACTCCCACGACTCCGTGGGCCTGGGCCACGCCCGCCGCAACCGCGCACTCGCCTACGCGCTGGCCGCCCACCTGCCGGCCCTCGTGGGCGGCACCGTCCGTGGGCTGCTGATCGCCGGGCACCCCGACGCGGGCCGCGACCCGCTGCCGGAGGGCTGGGACTGGCTGGTGCTGCCGGGGATGACCCGCTCCAGCGACGGCAAGGGATTCCGTCCCCGTCGCCTGGACATGGACGGTGAGCGACTGCGGGACCTGCGCAGCGCCACCATCGACGCGGCGCTCGCCGCCTTCGACCCGGACCTGCTGATCGCCGACCGCCACCCCTTCGGCATCGACGGCGAGCTGCGCCCCGTCCTCGCCAACGTCCGTGCCCGCGGCACCCGCACCGTGCTGGGCCTGCGCGAAGTGCTGGACACGCCCCGTGTTGCCGCCGCCGAATGGGACGCCCTGGGCGGCGCCGAGCAGGTCGCCGAGCTGCTGGACGCGGTGTGGGTGTACGGCGACCACCACGTGTACGACCCCCGCCTCACCGGCGAGCTGCCCGGCCCCCTGGCCCGCCTGGCCGTCACCACCGGCTACCTGGGCCACGGCCGTCCCGCCGGTCGCCCCTCCCGCGGCCGCACCTCCCCGAAGCCGCCCCCGCCCTACGTGCTCACCGTGCTGGGCGGCGGCTCCGACGGCGGCGACCTGGCCCGCATCGCCGCCCGCGCGACGCTGCCCGAGGGCCACCGCCACCTGCTGATCACCGGCCCCCAGATGTCCGACGCGGACCTGCAGGAAGTGCGGGAGATCGCCGCCCACAGCGGCGACGCCACCACCGTGGTGCACTCCGCCCCCGACGTGCCCGAGCTGATCGCCGAGGCCGTCTCCGTGGTGTGCATGGGCGGGTACAACACCCTCGCCGAGGTGATGGCCACCTCCACCCCCGCGCTGGTGGTGCCCCGCGCCCGCCGCCGCCAGGAGCAGCCCCGCCGCGCCGCGGCCCTGGCCGCACTGGGCGCCGTGGAGACCCTCGACGCCGCCGGCCTCACCCCCCAGGACATCACCGCCTGGTGGGAGCGCTCGGTGACCACCCGCACCGACCGCACCGGCATCGACTTCGACGGCCTCTCGGTGGTGCCCCACCTGGCCGCCCGCCTGCTGACCTCCTCCGTCCGCACCGCCCCCGAGGTGACCTCCCATGCCGTCTGA
- a CDS encoding DUF2871 domain-containing protein, which yields MKRLLNTAAVYMVLGLVSGVFYREYTKLTGNLGEPSQLSTLHTHLLVLGMLMFLVVLALEAMLHVSGRRSFTVFYWTYNVGLVITIVMMVVRGVLTLDGADPTQTTAAIPGIAGLGHMLLAVGLVALFIALRGAVGLAQAQAQPQARVRSADAALEATPASTTPEATQR from the coding sequence ATGAAACGCCTGCTCAACACCGCTGCCGTCTACATGGTCCTCGGCCTCGTTTCCGGCGTGTTCTACCGGGAGTACACGAAGCTCACCGGCAACCTGGGCGAGCCCTCCCAGCTCAGCACCCTGCACACCCACCTGCTGGTGCTCGGCATGCTGATGTTCCTGGTGGTACTGGCGCTGGAGGCGATGCTGCACGTCAGCGGCCGACGTTCCTTCACCGTCTTCTACTGGACCTACAACGTGGGCCTGGTGATCACGATCGTGATGATGGTGGTGCGCGGGGTCCTGACCCTCGACGGGGCCGACCCGACCCAGACCACTGCGGCCATCCCCGGCATCGCGGGTCTGGGCCACATGCTGCTGGCCGTCGGTCTGGTGGCCCTCTTCATCGCCCTGCGCGGTGCTGTCGGCCTAGCACAGGCCCAGGCACAGCCACAGGCCCGAGTGCGTTCGGCTGATGCGGCACTCGAGGCGACGCCCGCGAGCACGACACCCGAGGCCACTCAGCGTTGA
- a CDS encoding DsbA family oxidoreductase, translated as MDTDQPVTSEDRMILVDLWTDLVCPWCYLGEARLHDAIEAEGLTGRVHLRLHSFELDPTAPVGEARSNIAHLVQAKGMPEPDVRAMEAQIQQLAGELHRDYAPERPMANTRAVHRVMQAVHSSAGESSAGEQAAAAFFLGLQRDYFAGRVDPFDAEQVIARAVEAGLDQDTARSAWEGATGEEAVADDVALAQEIGVRGVPFFVFDETYSAPGAIPLDAFRQVLRSLADGTAP; from the coding sequence ATGGACACCGACCAGCCCGTGACCAGCGAGGACCGCATGATCCTGGTGGACCTGTGGACCGACCTGGTGTGCCCGTGGTGCTACCTGGGCGAGGCGCGCCTGCACGATGCGATCGAGGCGGAGGGGCTCACGGGCCGGGTGCACCTGCGCCTGCACTCCTTCGAGCTGGACCCCACGGCCCCCGTGGGCGAGGCGCGCAGCAACATCGCCCACCTGGTCCAGGCCAAGGGCATGCCGGAGCCGGATGTGCGGGCCATGGAGGCGCAGATCCAGCAGCTTGCCGGGGAGCTGCACCGCGACTACGCCCCGGAGCGGCCGATGGCCAATACCCGTGCCGTGCACCGAGTGATGCAGGCGGTCCACTCCTCCGCAGGCGAGTCGTCTGCCGGCGAGCAGGCTGCCGCCGCGTTCTTCCTGGGCCTGCAGCGTGACTACTTCGCCGGCCGCGTGGATCCCTTCGATGCGGAGCAGGTGATCGCGCGGGCCGTCGAGGCCGGCCTGGACCAGGACACGGCCCGCTCCGCCTGGGAGGGCGCCACCGGTGAGGAGGCCGTCGCGGACGACGTGGCGCTGGCCCAGGAGATCGGCGTGCGAGGGGTGCCGTTCTTCGTGTTCGACGAGACGTACTCCGCGCCCGGCGCGATCCCGCTGGATGCCTTCCGCCAGGTGCTGCGCTCCCTGGCCGACGGCACCGCGCCCTGA
- a CDS encoding ABC transporter transmembrane domain-containing protein: MPRRGGLTAAVDLIDPHLRTHRWSVLGAGVLLVLGIWMLAVTPLALDHALQPPTRDGALLLGGLLALYGLVAALRTALLERAGARAATDLRGRLLQHLHRHGSPEDRAEGTMPPTRFTADVATLRDLVAGTGPCLATGVLTLMALLVVLVLNAPMTALLVGVTAAVYTLVVLLGRRRVAAREQRAAAEERTLTDLTQELLDARGTIRAYALEDPASEGLAAAGRRAGAARASARRARALVDLAATVIAVAAAVTALLSGTDRVLALGAVTLAVLLMHRAIGHLEELPAAASAGTRLRDLLDHSSGVADPAEARELDQVRGEITLQSLTADDPLLDGLTATVPAGQHVALLDRDGRESAALLAYLMRSAAPEYGTVLLDGQDIAGAPVADVRAHLAVVEREPALLTGTVREAIRAGRPEATDDEVTRAARGARADGFIVMLADGYDTMIDPRDPVLTDGQLRRIAIARALLRDAPVVLLDRAGDDVAPAEQAEVQHALQVLMTGRTALVRSREAHCVLAADRVLWIDGGELVEDGAPQVLAEDPDSWLSAWLEHRGA, from the coding sequence GTGCCCCGCCGCGGCGGACTCACGGCAGCAGTCGATCTGATCGACCCCCACCTGCGCACCCACCGCTGGTCCGTGCTCGGCGCCGGCGTGCTGCTGGTGCTGGGCATCTGGATGCTCGCGGTTACCCCGCTGGCACTGGACCACGCCCTGCAACCGCCCACCCGTGACGGTGCGCTCCTGCTGGGCGGGCTGCTGGCCCTGTACGGCCTGGTCGCAGCCCTGCGCACCGCCCTGCTCGAACGCGCCGGGGCGCGTGCCGCTACCGATCTGCGCGGCCGGCTGCTGCAGCACCTCCACCGCCACGGCAGCCCCGAGGACCGTGCGGAGGGGACGATGCCCCCCACCCGCTTCACCGCCGACGTCGCCACTCTGCGCGACCTGGTGGCCGGCACCGGACCGTGCCTGGCCACCGGCGTGCTGACCCTGATGGCGCTGCTGGTGGTGCTGGTGCTGAACGCCCCCATGACCGCCCTGCTGGTCGGCGTGACCGCGGCGGTGTACACCCTGGTGGTGCTGCTGGGCAGGCGCCGGGTGGCCGCCCGTGAGCAGCGCGCCGCCGCCGAGGAGCGCACCCTCACCGATCTCACCCAGGAACTGCTGGACGCTCGCGGCACCATCCGCGCCTACGCACTGGAGGACCCCGCATCCGAGGGCCTTGCCGCTGCTGGTCGCCGCGCCGGCGCAGCCCGCGCCTCCGCCCGCCGTGCCCGGGCCCTGGTCGACCTGGCAGCGACCGTCATCGCCGTCGCCGCTGCCGTGACGGCCCTGCTCAGCGGCACCGACCGAGTGCTGGCCCTGGGGGCCGTGACCCTGGCGGTGCTGCTCATGCACCGCGCGATCGGCCATCTCGAGGAGCTGCCGGCCGCCGCGAGTGCCGGCACCCGTCTGCGCGACCTGCTGGACCATTCCAGCGGCGTCGCCGACCCGGCCGAGGCCCGGGAACTGGACCAGGTGCGCGGGGAGATCACCCTGCAGTCCCTCACCGCCGACGACCCCCTGCTGGACGGCCTCACCGCCACCGTCCCCGCCGGCCAGCACGTGGCCCTGCTGGACCGTGACGGTCGCGAGAGCGCCGCCCTGCTGGCCTACCTGATGCGATCGGCGGCCCCCGAGTACGGGACCGTGCTGCTGGACGGACAGGACATCGCCGGAGCCCCCGTGGCCGATGTGCGTGCCCACCTTGCCGTGGTGGAGCGCGAGCCCGCCCTGCTCACCGGCACCGTGCGGGAGGCCATCCGCGCCGGCCGCCCCGAGGCCACCGACGACGAGGTCACCCGCGCCGCGCGCGGCGCCCGGGCCGACGGCTTCATCGTGATGCTGGCCGACGGCTACGACACCATGATCGACCCTCGTGACCCGGTGCTCACCGACGGTCAGCTGCGTCGCATCGCGATCGCCCGGGCCCTGCTGCGCGACGCCCCCGTGGTGCTGCTGGACCGGGCCGGGGACGACGTGGCCCCCGCCGAGCAGGCCGAGGTGCAGCACGCCCTGCAGGTGCTGATGACCGGGCGCACCGCCCTGGTGCGCAGCCGGGAGGCCCACTGCGTGCTCGCTGCCGACAGGGTGCTGTGGATCGACGGTGGCGAACTGGTCGAGGACGGCGCCCCGCAGGTCCTCGCCGAGGATCCCGACAGCTGGCTCAGCGCCTGGCTGGAGCACCGCGGCGCCTGA
- the glpX gene encoding class II fructose-bisphosphatase: METMVNSESPANLTAPDRNLALELVRVTEAAAIAGGRWVGAGDKNKADGAAVDAMRSFMDTVRMNGTVVIGEGEKDEAPMLYNGEKVGDGTGPDVDVAVDPIDGTRLTALGYDNALSVFAVAERGSMYDPSAVFYMDKMVVGPEAADFVDLRLPVKQNINLVSKALGKPVEQITVCVLERPRHENLVKEIRDAGARVKFIMDGDVAGAIAAARGTGVDMLLGAGGTPEGIVAACAIKATGGMIQGRLAPKDDEEKQRAIDAGHDLDRVLTTNDLVTTDNCYFAATGITHGDLLEGVRYDKDYVHTQSIVMRATSGTVRFVEAEHRVEKWERWLKA, encoded by the coding sequence ATGGAGACCATGGTGAACAGCGAATCCCCCGCGAACCTGACCGCCCCCGACCGCAACCTCGCCCTCGAACTGGTGCGCGTCACCGAGGCCGCCGCCATCGCCGGTGGCCGCTGGGTGGGCGCCGGCGACAAGAACAAGGCCGACGGCGCCGCCGTGGACGCCATGCGGTCCTTCATGGACACCGTGCGCATGAACGGCACCGTGGTGATCGGTGAGGGCGAGAAGGACGAAGCGCCCATGCTGTACAACGGCGAGAAGGTGGGCGACGGCACCGGCCCCGACGTTGACGTCGCGGTGGACCCGATCGACGGCACCCGCCTGACCGCCCTCGGCTACGACAACGCCCTGTCGGTGTTCGCAGTGGCCGAGCGCGGCAGCATGTACGACCCCTCGGCCGTGTTCTACATGGACAAGATGGTGGTGGGCCCCGAGGCCGCCGACTTCGTGGACCTGCGCCTGCCGGTCAAGCAGAACATCAACCTGGTCTCCAAGGCCCTGGGCAAGCCGGTCGAGCAGATCACCGTGTGCGTGCTGGAGCGCCCCCGCCACGAGAACCTGGTCAAGGAGATCCGTGACGCCGGAGCCCGCGTCAAGTTCATCATGGACGGCGACGTGGCCGGGGCGATCGCTGCCGCCCGCGGCACCGGCGTGGACATGCTGCTGGGCGCCGGCGGCACCCCCGAGGGCATCGTCGCCGCCTGCGCCATCAAGGCCACCGGCGGCATGATCCAGGGCCGCCTGGCCCCCAAGGACGACGAGGAGAAGCAGCGCGCGATCGACGCTGGTCACGACCTGGACCGCGTGCTCACCACCAACGACCTGGTCACCACCGACAACTGCTACTTCGCCGCCACCGGCATCACACACGGTGACCTGCTCGAGGGCGTCCGCTACGACAAGGACTACGTGCACACCCAGTCCATCGTCATGCGCGCCACCTCCGGCACCGTGCGCTTCGTGGAGGCCGAGCACCGCGTGGAGAAGTGGGAGCGCTGGCTGAAGGCGTGA